The genomic stretch GCCAGAAGGTCTTCACCGCTCGCGAGGCCGGCTCCGGTCTGGCGACGGGCCGCCGCCAGTACGAGGGCATCGAAATCACCAAGCGCATCGACAAGGCGTCGCCGCTGCTGATGAAGGCCCTCTGCGAGAACCAGGTCATCGACGCGACCTTCAAGTTCTTCCGTCCGAACCCGACGGGCGACGGCACCACCGAGCAGTTCTACACGGTGTCCATCAAGAAGGCCCGCATCAACGCCATCCAGCAGACGGTGCCGAACTCCTTCGTGCCGGCGAGCACCAACCTGCCCCCGATGGAGACCCTCCAGCTGGTGTTCCACACCATCAACTGGACCATCACCCAGGGCGGCGTCACGCACGAGGACACCTGGGACACCCAGCGTTGATGTCCGTCCCTCCACCGGCCGTCCGTGCAGTGGGCTACGCGGGCGGCCGGGGGTTGGGGTACTTGCGCTGTTGAAGGAAATCCATGGGCTCCCGAGGCTTGTTGTCGCGCATCGCTGAAGGCAACGGCACGCTCGCCCCGCCTGGCGACGTCGTTGAATCCATCGCCGAGCACCTGCGCAACCTCCTCAACACGCGCAAGGGAGAGTCCGTGGCCTCACCGGGCTACGGCATCCTGGACCTGAACGACATCGTCCATTCCTACCCGTCGGCGATACCGCGGATGACGCAGTCCATCCGGCAGGCCATCCAGGAGTTCGAACCGCGCCTGAAGAGCGTGGTGGTGCACTACAACGCGGACCCGGTGGACCCGACGGCGCTGCGCTTCGACATCACCGCCCAGTTGGCCACGCGGGATCGACGAGGCATGGTGCGTTTCCATACCCAGGTGCACCCGGGCGGACGCGTGGACCTGTGGTGAGCTGGGTGAATCCAGGGGTGCGTGGCGGAGGGCGAGGATGTTCAGCAAGTATTACCTGAGCGAGCTGTCGTACCTGCGGGAGATGGGACGGGCCTTCGGGCTGGCCAACCCCTCTGTCGCGGGCCTGTTGGTGGAGCGCGGCGCGGACCCGGACGTGGAGCGGCTGCTGGAAGGCTTCGCGTTCCTCGCGGCCCGCATCCGCGAGCGCGTGGACGACGACGTGCCGGAGCTGGTGCACGGACTCACCGAGCTGCTGCTGCCGCACTACCTGCGCCCGCTGCCGGCCTCCACCATCGTCGAGTTCACCCCGCACCTGCGTGCGCTGCGCGGCCGCTCACGGCTTGCCGCCGGGGCGGAGGTGGCGTCCCAGCCGATTGACGGCACCAGTTGCGTCTTCCGCACCACCACGGACGTGGACCTGCTGCCGGTGCAGCTCACCGACGCGCTCCTGGACCGGTCGTCCATCACCGCGCCGGTGCTGCGCCTCTATTTCCAGACGACGGAGCAGGGCCGCGCGGAGGTGTTCCGCGAGCAAGGCCTGCGCCTGTTCATCCACGCCGACCTGTCCGCCGCGTCGGTGGTGCTGCTGTGGCTGCTCCGCTACTGCCGCCAGGTGCGCGTGCGCGGCGCGTCTGGACAGGGAGACGGCATCAAGCTTCCGGTGAATGCCATCCAACCGGTGGGCTTCCACCGGGACTTCAAGCTGCTGCCCTGGCCGCGTGCCAGTGAGGGCTACCGGCACCTCCAGGAGTACCTGACGCTGCCGGAGAAGTTCCTGTTCTTCGAGGTGCGCGGGCTGGACGCCGCCGCCGGGCTGAAGGAGGACCGCTTCGAGATTGCCTTCCACCTGGAGCGGCCGCCGCCCCTGGATGCGCGCATCCACCGGGAGATGTTCCGGCTGCATTGCGCCCCCGTGGTGAACCTCTTCAGCGTGCCGGCGGACCCCATCCTCCACCGCACGCTGGACCGGGAGCACCTGCTGCGCGCGTCCGACCTGCCCCCCAACCACGCGGAGGTGTACTCGGTGGACTCGGTGACGGGCCTGAAGGCCGGGCGCAACGAGCGGCGCGTCTACCGGCCCTTCTACGAGTTCACCCACACCGCGGGCGGGGACGCCGAGCAGTCCTTCTATCGGCTGCGCCGGGCGCCTTCGCCGCTGGACGAAGGAATCGACACGTACATCACCCTGGAGACGCCGCGGAACATCGCGCCGGAGGTCAACGCCGAGGAAGCGCTGTCCATGGACCTGACGTGCACCAACCGCTCGCTGCCCTCGCGGCTGCAGGTGGGTGACTTGACGGCGTCCACCTCCGCCAGCCCCACGCAGGCGAAGTTCAAGAACATCTCCCCGGTGAGCCGGCCCGCGCGCGCGCCGCTGGGCACCGAACTGCACTGGCGGCTCCTGTCGCACCTGGCCATCAACCAGCACTCGCTGGCGGACGCGGCCGCGCTGCGGCGGCTGATGGACCTGTACAACTTCCATTCGCTCACCGACAACCTGGCGGCGCGCGCCAGCCGCCTGCGCATCAACGCCATCCGCGCGGTGGAGACGAAGCCGGTGACGCGCTTCCTGGAGGGCGCGCCGCTGCGGGGCCACCGCACCCGGGTGGACCTGGACGAAGAGAACTTCATGGGCGTGGGCGATTCGTTCCTCTTCGGCTCCGTGCTGGAGGAACTGCTCGCCTCCCACGTCACCATCAACTCCTTCAACGAGCTGAGCATCCGGCTTCACCCCTCGCAGACGGAGTTCGCGTGGCTTCCGAGGAACGGCTCCCAGACGCTTTTGTAGAAACGGCCCAGAAGCTGGCCGAGCTGGCGCCCCGGGTGAGCTTCTTCCCCCTGGTGGCGTTCCTGGAGCGGCTGACGTCGCAGGCCACCCGCGTGGGCGGCTCGGGGCCCGTCAACGAGGAGATGATTCGCTTCCGGCACGACCCGTCCCTGGGGTTCCCCTCGGGCGACGTGTCGTCCGTGACGCTGCACCACGTGCCAGTGCGGGCGGAGGACCCGTATTCGAAGCGGCCGCTCTTCGAGGTGGTGACACGCTTCCTGGGCCTGACGGGCTCGGTGAGTCCCCTGCCCCATTACCTGGCCGAGGAAGTGGCGCAGGAGGACCCGGACCACCCGGTACGGCGCGAGTTCCTGGACCTCTTCCACCACCGGCTGCTGTCGCTGCTGTACCGCATCGAGTCGAAGTACCGCGTCACCAGCGAGACAGACACCTCCTTCTCGGACCAGTGGTCCCGGCGTCTGCTGGCGCTGGGCGGGTTCGACACCTACGAGAAGCCCCTGGAGGGCACACTGCCCACCTGGCGTCTGCTGCGGATCGCCCCGCTGCTGGCCAGCCGGGCGAGGACGTCCGAGCAGTTGGAGGTCGCGCTCGAGGACGTGCTGGGCGACGACCTGGAGGGCGCGCGGGTGTCAGTGCGCCAGTTCGTGGGCCGCTGGGTGGACATCGACGCCCGGGCGCGGCTGGGCCACTCCAACCACCAGCTGGGGCGCAACATGCTGCTGGGCGGCAAGGCCTTCGACCGGACGGGGAAGATTCAAATCCACATCCGGCCGCTGCCGCCGCGCGCCTACAAGCGGCTGATGCAGGAAGGGGACCTGCTGCCGCTGGTGCGCGAGGTGGTGGCCCTCTTCGTGAGGGACCCCCTGGAGTACGATTTGGAGCTGGGGCTCACCGAAGGCGTGCAGCACCAGTTCCGGCTCTCCAGCCGGGAGCCGAGTCAGCTCGGGCGGGACACGTGGCTGGGCCTGAGTCAGCAGACGCAGATGAGTGTCCCCGTGGTGAAATGAGTCGTTAGAGCAGGCGGGCGCGAGGCGCGGGGATTTACGTCGCCGGGGCGCGCCCGATATACCGTCCACCACCGCTGTCATTTTTGGGGGCTCCCATTCGCGTCGATCCGAAAGCGCTCGTCCGTCGCCTGACGCCCACCTCTACCCGTCTGCTCGAGGCCGCCGTGGCCCGGGCCAGCGCGGGACGGTTCTATGAAATCGTCCCGGAGCACATGCTGGTGCAGATGCTGGAGCCGGAGGATTCCGACGTCGCGCGCATCCTCCAGCAGTTCGGCGTGGACCGCCGGCACCTGCTGGCCAGCATGGAGCGCGCCCTCCAGGGCCTGCGCGCGGGCAGCTCCGGCCGGCCCGTCTTCTCCGAGACGCTGTTCCAGTGGTTCGAGGAAGCGTGGCTCCTGGCCTCCGTGGAGCAGGGCGCCACGCGGTTGCGCTCGGGCCTGCTGTTCGCCCAGTTCGTCAGCCGGCGCGCGCGCTACACCGCGGAGCTGTTCCCCGAGCTGGACGCCATCAGCCGCGACGAGCTGATGAGCTCGCTGGACGTGGTGCTGCGGCCCTCGCCCGAGAATGTCGAGGTCGCCTCCGCGGATGCCGCCGCCAGTGGCGCATCAGGAGGCGCGGCCGGTGGCGCTGGCGGCCGTGGGGATGAAGCCCTCAAGCGCTTCGCCACGTCCTTCACGGGCCGGGTGCGCGAGGGGAAGATTGACCCCATCTTCGGCCGGCACCGCGAAATCCGGCAGATGGTGGACATCCTCTCCCGCCGCCGGAAGAACAACCCCATCCTGGTGGGCGAGCCCGGCGTGGGCAAGACGGCGCTGGTGGAAGGCCTGGCCTGGGCCATCGTCCGGGGCGAGGTGCCCGACGCGCTGAAGAACGTGGAGCTGCTGGGGCTGGACCTGGGCCTGCTCCAGGCGGGCGCGGGCGTGCGCGGGGAGTTCGAGAACCGCCTCAAGGCCGTCATCTCCGAGGTGAAGGCCTCCCCCACCCCCATCATCCTGTTCATCGACGAGGCGCACACCATCATCGGCGCGGGCGGCTCGCAGGGCGGCACGGACGCGTCCAACCTGCTCAAGCCGGCGCTGGCGCGCGGCGAGCTGCGCACGCTCGCGGCCACCACCTGGGCCGAGTACAAGAAGTACTTCGAGAAGGACGCCGCGCTGGAGCGGCGCTTCCAGCCGGTGAAGGTGGAGGAGCCCAGCGAGGAGGACGCGGAGCTGATGCTGCGCGGCCTGCGCCCCACGTACGAAGCAGCCCACGGCGTCATCATCCGCGACGAAGCCGTCGTCGCCGCGGTGCGCCTGTCCAGCCGGTACATCTCCGGCCGGCAGCTCCCGGACAAGGCGGTGGACCTGCTCGACACGTCCGCGGCCCGCGTGAAGATTGAGCTGTCCACCCGGCCCGAGGAGCTGGTGCAGTTGGACCAGGAGATTTCGGCGCTGGAGCGCGAGCGCGACACGCGCAAGCGCGACCTCGCCGAGGGCACGGGCGGCCCGGACGAACAGACGTCCCTGGAGGCCGCCGAGGCGAAGCTGAGCGCCACGGTGGATGCACGTGCCACGCTGCATGCGCGCTGGGAGACGGAGCGCACGGCCGTCGCGGCGCTGATGGAGGCCCGCAAGGCCCTGCGCGAGGCCGCTCCGGACACGGACTCCGCGCCACTGAAGGCGGCCGTGGACGAAGCGGCGGCGAAGCTGGCGGCCACGCGCGGCGAGGTGCCGCTGGTGCACGCGGACGTGGACGCGGACATCGTCGCGCGGGTGGTGGCGGGCTGGACGGGCGTGCCCGTCGGGAAGATGCGCAGCGACCTGCTGGAGTCGGTGCTCAACCTGGAGGACAAGCTCCGGGGCCGGGTGCGGGGCCAGGAGGCGGCGCTGAAGAAGGTGGCGGAAATCATCCGCATCTCCCAGGCCGGCATCCGCAACCCGGACACGCCCATTGGCGTGATGCTCTTCGTGGGCCCCAGCGGCGTGGGCAAGACGGAGACGGCGCTGGCGCTGGCGGACGCGCTCTACGGCGGCGAGCGCTTCATGACGACGCTCAACATGAGCGAGTTCCAGGAGAAGCACACGGTGAGCCGGCTCATCGGCTCGCCGCCGGGCTACGTGGGCTACGGCGAGGGCGGCCTGCTGACGGAGGCCGTGCGTCAGCGGCCCTACTCCGTCGTGCTGCTGGACGAGTGCGAGAAGGCCGACCTGGAGGTGATGAACCTCTTCTACCAGGTGTTCGACAAGGGCTCGCTGACGGACGGCGAGGGCCGCGCGGTGGACTTCAAGAACACCGTGCTCATCCTCACCAGCAACCTGGCCTCGGACCTGGTGATGCGGATGTTCGAGGACGGCGCGCAGCCCACCTCCGATGAGGTGCTGTCGGTGATTCGCCCCGCGCTCAGCCAGCACTTCAAGCCGGCCCTGCTGGCGCGCATGACCGTCGTCCCCTTCGGCCCGGTGCAGCGCGACGTGATGCGCCAGATTGCCGAGATGAAGCTGGCCAAGCTGGTGAGCCGGCTGCGCACGGCGCACAACGTGGAGACGACGCTGGCGCCAGAGCTGCTGGACGAGCTTGCGCGCCGCTGCACGGAGTCGGAGATGGGGGCGCGCAACATGGAGCAGATTCTCCAGGGCTCGCTGATGCCGGCGCTGTCCCGCGAGCTGCTGCAGCACCTGGTGAGCGGCGCGGTGCCCCCGAAGCTGCATGTGGCCCTGACCGAGGGAGGCGACTGGGACCTCCGGTTCGCCGAGGCCTGAGAGAACCCATGAAACGAACGCTTCAGGCCTCCGCCGTCGCGCTGTCCCTGCTGGCCGGCTGCGCCACCGTGCCCAAGCCGTCGATGTGCTTTGCCGAGGCGGGCCCCAACGCGCGCTCCTTTCCCACGCCGGACACCTGGTTCGCGCTGCTGCTCCACGGCTACGACAAGGACACGGGCGCCAACCCGCGCCCCAGCGTGGACTGCGCCGGCGCCCCGGTGTGGTGGCAGGACCCGGCCGCGGACGAGTGCGTGGAGGCCGGTCCGGACTCGCAGGCCCTGCCTCCCGCGGAGAAGCTCTCCGAGGAGGACCTCGTCTTGGAGACGCTCCAGGCGGGCCAGCGCTTGGTCTGGGTGCAGACGCGGCGCTTCACCAACGGCGAGGCCCTGGGCCCGGTGGCCCTGGTGGAGACCACCGAGCAGGGATTCCGAGTGGAGGCCCTGGGCTCGCTGCGCGCCATGGCGAAGCACACCAAGCTGCGCCTGGAGAAGGTGAAGGGCACGCAAATCCTCGTCGCGGAAGGTGACGCGTGCACCTCCGGCGACGAGGAGGTCTGCCGCCGGCACGCGCGCATCATGCCGCTGCGCACCAACCGCTTCTTCAGTGAGTCCGTCTCCAACGCGAGCCGCGCCTGCCTGGGCGCCGCGTGGTTCCCCCTCTCCAGGGAGATGACCTTCGAGCTGCCCAACGGGCTGCGCCGCAAGTTCGAGCTGACGTCCACCCTCACCTTCGCGGAGGACGGCATCAGCGTGCAGGAGCAGGTGCAGGTGAGCGACTCCGACCCGGCCCAGCCGGACGTGGCCCCGCGCCTCTACCGTCGTGCGCAGGACACGCGAGCCCTGGAGCTGGCGAACAACGCGTTGGTAGGCAACAAGGCGTCACTGTGGTCGCGCATGGTGGAGCAGCAGGTGCGCATTGGTGCCCGCGCGGTGCCAGAGGCCCCCATCTGGGCCATGCCCGCGAAGAAGGCCCCCATGGACACCGCGGCCCCGGAGGCGGCCAGCAAGGCGAAGGCCCCCGCGACGGCGGGCGCGGCCAGCCCACCCGCCAAGGCGGCGGCCAAGAAGCCCGCGGGCAGCACCGCGACGTCCAGCGGCCCTTGATTCCAGGGCCTCATGGCCCCGCCACCGGCCCCCGTGAACCTTCGGTTTTCCGAAGCGCTCACGGGGGCTTTTCCTATTTGCGGCAAAAGCGTCACGACGACAGAGATAGAGGCGTGGGCCCATGGTGGGCCCCGGAAGGAGCGTCCTGGATGCGAGTCGAAATCCGAGCCCGGAACATCCCCCTCACAGAGACCCTTCGAACCTACGCCGAGCGTCGCGTGCGCTTCGCCCTGGACCGGCTGTCCGACAGGGTGAAGGAAGTCGTCGTGCGACTGGAGGATGCCAACGGACCCAAGGGCGGCGTGGACCAGGTGTGCCGCGTGTCACTCCGGCTGGAGCACGGGCGGGAGCTGGCCATCGAGTCCTCGGACACGAACCTGCTGGCGGCCATCGACCGGACGCTGGAGCGCGCCAGCAACGCCGTCACGCGGGCGGTGGGCCGCGCGCAGCGCCAGGACGGCGCCCGGCTGCGTGACGCGGCCTGGCAGCCCGACGAGGCCGCCGCGCTGACATGATGTGACGCAGGCACGGCCGCCCCTTTCCGGGCGGCCGTGGCCTGTCCCGAATCGAAAGGATGCACATGCAGGGCGGCACGGGGATGTTGGCGAGGCTGAAGTCCACCTGGGCCCGTGCCCGGGAGCGGCGATGGGTGCGCTGGGGCGTGGACCTGGCCGTGTTCGCCCTCCTCTTCTCGGCGGTGGCCGCGTGGCAGGCCCGGAACCTTCCCGGAGCGGGGACACCCGCGCCCGCCTTCGCCCTCCAAACGCTGACCGGTGACACCGTGCGGCTGGACGCGCTCCGCGGCAAGCCGGTGGTGCTGGCCTTCTGGGCCCCCTGGTGCGGCGTCTGCGGAATGGAGTCCTCCAACCTCTCGCAGCTGCGCAAGCTCGCGGGGGACTCCGCGCATGTGGTGTCCGTCGCCGTGGCCTACGAAGACGAGGATGCCGTGCGGCGCTTCGCCCGGGAGCACGCGGTGGACTACCCGGTGCTCCTCGGGGACGACGCCATCCAGTCCGCCTTTCGCGTGAACACATTCCCCACCGTGTTCTTCCTCTCCTCG from Myxococcus xanthus encodes the following:
- the tssD gene encoding type VI secretion system tube protein TssD, with product MAESVHLYLKANGSDIKGDSTQTSLGRADSIECVAYSQKVFTAREAGSGLATGRRQYEGIEITKRIDKASPLLMKALCENQVIDATFKFFRPNPTGDGTTEQFYTVSIKKARINAIQQTVPNSFVPASTNLPPMETLQLVFHTINWTITQGGVTHEDTWDTQR
- the tssE gene encoding type VI secretion system baseplate subunit TssE; translation: MGSRGLLSRIAEGNGTLAPPGDVVESIAEHLRNLLNTRKGESVASPGYGILDLNDIVHSYPSAIPRMTQSIRQAIQEFEPRLKSVVVHYNADPVDPTALRFDITAQLATRDRRGMVRFHTQVHPGGRVDLW
- the tssF gene encoding type VI secretion system baseplate subunit TssF, which gives rise to MFSKYYLSELSYLREMGRAFGLANPSVAGLLVERGADPDVERLLEGFAFLAARIRERVDDDVPELVHGLTELLLPHYLRPLPASTIVEFTPHLRALRGRSRLAAGAEVASQPIDGTSCVFRTTTDVDLLPVQLTDALLDRSSITAPVLRLYFQTTEQGRAEVFREQGLRLFIHADLSAASVVLLWLLRYCRQVRVRGASGQGDGIKLPVNAIQPVGFHRDFKLLPWPRASEGYRHLQEYLTLPEKFLFFEVRGLDAAAGLKEDRFEIAFHLERPPPLDARIHREMFRLHCAPVVNLFSVPADPILHRTLDREHLLRASDLPPNHAEVYSVDSVTGLKAGRNERRVYRPFYEFTHTAGGDAEQSFYRLRRAPSPLDEGIDTYITLETPRNIAPEVNAEEALSMDLTCTNRSLPSRLQVGDLTASTSASPTQAKFKNISPVSRPARAPLGTELHWRLLSHLAINQHSLADAAALRRLMDLYNFHSLTDNLAARASRLRINAIRAVETKPVTRFLEGAPLRGHRTRVDLDEENFMGVGDSFLFGSVLEELLASHVTINSFNELSIRLHPSQTEFAWLPRNGSQTLL
- the tssG gene encoding type VI secretion system baseplate subunit TssG yields the protein MASEERLPDAFVETAQKLAELAPRVSFFPLVAFLERLTSQATRVGGSGPVNEEMIRFRHDPSLGFPSGDVSSVTLHHVPVRAEDPYSKRPLFEVVTRFLGLTGSVSPLPHYLAEEVAQEDPDHPVRREFLDLFHHRLLSLLYRIESKYRVTSETDTSFSDQWSRRLLALGGFDTYEKPLEGTLPTWRLLRIAPLLASRARTSEQLEVALEDVLGDDLEGARVSVRQFVGRWVDIDARARLGHSNHQLGRNMLLGGKAFDRTGKIQIHIRPLPPRAYKRLMQEGDLLPLVREVVALFVRDPLEYDLELGLTEGVQHQFRLSSREPSQLGRDTWLGLSQQTQMSVPVVK
- the tssH gene encoding type VI secretion system ATPase TssH is translated as MGAPIRVDPKALVRRLTPTSTRLLEAAVARASAGRFYEIVPEHMLVQMLEPEDSDVARILQQFGVDRRHLLASMERALQGLRAGSSGRPVFSETLFQWFEEAWLLASVEQGATRLRSGLLFAQFVSRRARYTAELFPELDAISRDELMSSLDVVLRPSPENVEVASADAAASGASGGAAGGAGGRGDEALKRFATSFTGRVREGKIDPIFGRHREIRQMVDILSRRRKNNPILVGEPGVGKTALVEGLAWAIVRGEVPDALKNVELLGLDLGLLQAGAGVRGEFENRLKAVISEVKASPTPIILFIDEAHTIIGAGGSQGGTDASNLLKPALARGELRTLAATTWAEYKKYFEKDAALERRFQPVKVEEPSEEDAELMLRGLRPTYEAAHGVIIRDEAVVAAVRLSSRYISGRQLPDKAVDLLDTSAARVKIELSTRPEELVQLDQEISALERERDTRKRDLAEGTGGPDEQTSLEAAEAKLSATVDARATLHARWETERTAVAALMEARKALREAAPDTDSAPLKAAVDEAAAKLAATRGEVPLVHADVDADIVARVVAGWTGVPVGKMRSDLLESVLNLEDKLRGRVRGQEAALKKVAEIIRISQAGIRNPDTPIGVMLFVGPSGVGKTETALALADALYGGERFMTTLNMSEFQEKHTVSRLIGSPPGYVGYGEGGLLTEAVRQRPYSVVLLDECEKADLEVMNLFYQVFDKGSLTDGEGRAVDFKNTVLILTSNLASDLVMRMFEDGAQPTSDEVLSVIRPALSQHFKPALLARMTVVPFGPVQRDVMRQIAEMKLAKLVSRLRTAHNVETTLAPELLDELARRCTESEMGARNMEQILQGSLMPALSRELLQHLVSGAVPPKLHVALTEGGDWDLRFAEA
- a CDS encoding HPF/RaiA family ribosome-associated protein translates to MRVEIRARNIPLTETLRTYAERRVRFALDRLSDRVKEVVVRLEDANGPKGGVDQVCRVSLRLEHGRELAIESSDTNLLAAIDRTLERASNAVTRAVGRAQRQDGARLRDAAWQPDEAAALT
- a CDS encoding TlpA family protein disulfide reductase yields the protein MHMQGGTGMLARLKSTWARARERRWVRWGVDLAVFALLFSAVAAWQARNLPGAGTPAPAFALQTLTGDTVRLDALRGKPVVLAFWAPWCGVCGMESSNLSQLRKLAGDSAHVVSVAVAYEDEDAVRRFAREHAVDYPVLLGDDAIQSAFRVNTFPTVFFLSSEGRVERAAVGYTTLAGLSWRLVL